DNA sequence from the Pseudomonas fluorescens Q2-87 genome:
GCTGGGGCGTGCGCCGGGGCATGCGCTGGCTGGACGAGTTGCTGCATGCGCTGCGCCAGGTGTCTGCCGGGAACTTACAGGTGCGCTTGCCCGCTGAAGGTGTCCCGGAGGCGCAGCAACTGGCGGGGCATTTCAACCGCATGACTACCGGCCTGGCCCAGGCCCGGGCGGACAATGCCCGGCTCACCGAGGCCTTGTTGGCCGTGCAGGAAGAAGAGCGCCGCCAACTGGCGCAAACCCTGCACGACGACCTGGGCCAGTACGTGGCGGGCATTCGCGCCCGGGCCTGTCTATTACGTTTGGTGGCCGATCAGCCGGCATCGCTGGCGCAGACTGTCAGCCAGCTGGAAGATCATTGCGAGCACCTGCACCAAGGGTTCCGAGCGTTGGTGCATGACCTGTACCCGGTGGTGCTGCAGCACCTGCCGATGGGCGACGCCATCGCTTCGCTGGCCGAGCAATGGCAAAAAAACCAAGGCATTCGCTGTCGTCTTTGGGTCGATGAGGTGCTGCCGCAGCTGTCCGCACCGGACAAGACTCATCTGTATCGCCTGTTGCAGGAAGCGCTGACCAATGTAGCCCGGCACGCGGACGCAACCGAGGTGCGGATTCGCCTGCGACATCGCGCAGGACACCTGCGTTTGCTGATACGCGACAACGGCCGCGGGGCGACGCAGCCAGCGCGCGCTGGGGTTGGCCTGCATTCGATGGCTGAACGAGCCCGTAGCCTCGGTGGCGAGCTGCGCATCATCAGTCGACCGAATTGCGGGTGGGCGTTGGCTTTGAACATACCTTTGGAGGCGTGATGAACATCTTGTTGGTGGACGACCATGCAGTGGTTCGGCAGGGCTATGCCAGTCTTTTGCGAGCGCTGATGCCGCAGCTGCAGGTCCGGGAAGCAGCCACCGGTGAGGAGGCGCTGAACCAGGTCCAGGAGCAAGTGCCCCACCTGGTGATCATGGATTTCAGCCTGCCGGGCATCAGCGGCCTGGAAACCACCCGGCGCTTGCGCCAGCGCCTGCCGCAACTGCGGGTGTTGTTCTTCAGCATGCACGATGAGTTGCCGTTGGTGCGCCAGGCGCTGGACGCCGGTGCCGCCGGCTACCTGACCAAGAACTCGGCGCCCCAGGTGTTGATGGAGGCGGTGCGACGGGTACTGGCCGGGCATGCTTACATCGAGCCATCCCTGGCCACGCAACTGGCCTGCGCCAACTCCCGGGACAACACCGACCCGCGCCTGCAATGCATGACCCAGCGAGAGCTGGAAATTTTCGTCATGCTCGCCAAAGGCACCCCCGCGCGCACCATCGCCGAACAGCTGTGCATCAGCGCCAAGACCGTGTCCAACCACCTGACACTGCTCAAGAGCAAGCTACAGGTCAGCTCCCATGCGGAATTGGTGCACTTGGGGATCGATATGGGGGTGGTGCGGGTGGCGGGCTGAATATCTGGTTTGAAATGCGATCATTTGTGGCGAGGGAGCTTGCTCCCGCTGGGGTGCGGAGCGCCCCCAAAACCCGGCACCTCGGAGTATCAGGTTCATTGAGTTTGACCCTATTGGGGCTGCTTCGCAGCCCAGCGGGAGGAAGCTCCCTCGCCACAGGGGAGGCGCGCGACCCGCTATTTATCCCACGACGTTGGACATCCCGTACACCCGCGCATATTCGCATCCTGGTAATTCCCATAGTGCTGGCGTGAACCGCTCAGGTTGGCGTCTTCCAGATTGCTTTCGCCGAGCTTGGCTTCCTGCAGGTTGGCGTCGCGCAGGTCGGCGCCCTTGAGGTCGGCCTTGCTCAACCAGGCCATCTCAAGGTCGGCAGCCTGCAGATTGGCCTCGGTCAGCTTGGCGCCGGACAGTCGAGCGAACTGAAGGTAGGCGGCCGTCAGGTCGGCACGCTGGAATTGCGTCCCTTGGGCGAACAGGCCCCAACCCTGGATTGCCTTGAGCGTGGCGCCGCTGAAGTCGGCCAGGCGCAAGTTACTTTGCTGCAGGCTGGCGCGGGTCAGGTTGGCGCCTTGCAGGTTGGCCCGTTCCAGATTGGCAAGGTCCAGCCGTGCATGACGCAGGTCGGCGTTGCGCAGGTCGGCGCCGCTGAGATTCATTTTGCGCAGGTCCTGGTTGGCCAGCCGGGCGCCACGCAGGTCGGCGCCAGGGCATTGGCTGGATTCGGCGATGACGCAGCCGTTGAGGGTAAGGGGGGTGTCGGTGTCGTCGGCGTTGGCAAAGGCGCCAACGAACAGAAGCAGCAATGACAATGATTTCATGGTATGAGCTCTAGCAATTGTGGGAGCGGGCTTGCTCGCGAAGAGGCCAGCACAGTCAAAATATTCATTAACTGAACCACCTCATTCGCGAGCAAGCCCGCTCCCACTGAGGACATAGGGAGGTCAGTGCTACTTTTGCGCCGTCGCTTTATCCCAACTCGGAATCTTGAACACCCAGAACGACCCACCCTGGGCGACGGGTTTGGTCAGCTCGGCCATGTCGCCGCCCCACAACGGCACGGCACCGCCGTAGCCGACGGTCACGCCAATGAATTGCTCGCCGTCCTGTTCCCAGGTGATGGGCGGGGAGACGATGCCGCTGCCGGTCTGGAATTTCCACAGCTCCTGTCCCGTCTTGGCATCAAAAGCCTTGAAAAAGCCGTCGCCGGTGCCGGTGAACACCAGGTTGCCTTTGGTCGCGAGGACGCCGGCCCACAGTGGCAGCGGCTCTTTGTGCTCCCAGACCACCTTGCCGGTGGTGGGGTTCATCGCTCGCAGGGTGCCGACGTGATCGTCATACATCCGCTTGATGCGAAAGCCCATGCCCAAGTACGCAGAGCCCTTTTTGTAATTCACTTCCTCGGTCCAGTATTCCTCTTTCCACTGGTTGCCGGGGACATAGAACAGCCCAGTGTCCTGGCTGTAGGCCATGGGGTTCCAGTTCTTGCCGCCGAGGAAGGGTGGCGAGACTTCCACCGGTTTGCCCTTGGTTTCACCGGGCAATGGCTTGGCCGGACGCTGCCCCGGGTTCTCCACCGGGCGACCGGTCTTCAGGTCGATGTGGCTGGCCCAGGTGATGTTGTCGACGAAGGGGAAGGCGTTCTGCAGTTTGCCGTTGTTGCGGTCCACCACGTAGAAGAAACCGTTGCGGTCGGCGTGGGCGGTGGCCTTGGTCACCTTGCCGTCCTTGTCCTTGTAGTCGAACAGCACCAGCTCGTTGTTACCGGAAAAATCCCAGGCGTCGTTGGGGGTGTGTTGATAGAACCACTTCACTTCGCCAGTGCTCGGGTCGACGCCGACCTGGCCGGAGGTATAGAGGCTGTCATAGTCGTGTGGGTTGCCATCCTTCGCGGTGCGGGCCCATGTATTCCATGGGCCGGGGTTGCCCGCGCCGACGATGATGGTGTTGGTCTCGGCGTCAAAACTGGCGCTCTGCCAAGGCGCGCCACCGCCATGGCTCCAGGCTTCGACCTTGCCGGTTTCGGTGGTTTTGTCGTCGGGCCAGGACGGCGCCTTGACGTCGCCGGTCGGGGTGCTGTCCTTGCCGTTGAGGCGGCCCATGTGGCCCTCGACGAAAGGTCGCATCCAGACTTCCTCACCGGTATCCGGGTCGCGGGCAAACAACTGCCCGACCACGCCGAACTCGTCGCCGGAACTGCCATGGATCAGCAGCACCTTGCCGCTGGTCTTGTCCTTGATCAGCACTGGGGCACCGGTCATGGTGTAGCCGCCAGCGTGGTCGCCGAATTTCTTGTTCCACACCACCTTGCCGGTGTTCTTGTCCAGGGCGACCAGCCGCGCATCCAGCGTGCCGAAGTAGATCTTGTCGCCGTAGATGGCCGCGCCGCGATTGACCACATCGCAGCACGGGCGAATGTTGTCCGGCAGCCGGTGATTGTAGGTCCACAGGCGCTTGCCGGTCTTGGCGTCGAGGGCGAATACCCGCGAATAGGATCCGGTGACGTACACCACGCCGTCGCTGACGATGGCCTGGGATTCCTGGCCGCGTTGCTTCTCGTCACCGAACGAGTAGGACCAGGCCGGTGTGAGCTTGAACACGTTCTTGTCGTTGACCTGGGCCAATGGGCTCCAGCGCTGGGCGTTGGTGCCCATGCCGTATTGCAAGACGTCCTTGGTGGTGAGGTGGTCGTTGGCGATGTCTTCCCAGGTCACGGCTGCGTTGGCATGGGTGCTCAACGACAGACTGCCGGCCAGCAGCAAGGCAACGGTCAGGGAGGAGAGGGCGGGTAGCGTTTTTATTCTCATGGTGGCAGTTCCCAGTGAAAGGTTTTGGCCTGACTAGGGTGAGTTGCGCCACGACCCGGCCGATACGGAAAAAGTCCCGCCCTTGCCGGGAAGACTTCCCGAACCGCCTGTCTTTGCGACTTGCTTCGGATGGCTTGCTACCAAGGAACTACACCGCGGCCACCAAAGCAGCATTCGGCTGGGGCGAGGGGGTTCCTAAGATGACGGCACGGCCTCTGTAGAGAGGTCTTGCGTGCAATCCAGAGGGCATAACAATGACAACAAAACGCAACGCCATCATCGCTTCCGCATTGCTGATTGGGCTGATCGGCGTAGGCTCCGCGTGGGCCCATGGCAACGTAGTGCCCCAGGCAGTGGAAACCAAGGGGCTGACCCCGATCAAGGACACCGGCGTGACCGTGGACGGCGACGGCTGGGCCGCGGTAAACCCCTATCGCACCTCGCCCGAGCATGACCGGGCCCTGGAAATCGGCTCATCGGCCTACAACCAGAACTGCGCCGCCTGCCACGGCCTGGAGGCCAAGTCCGGCGGCATCGCCCCAGACTTGCGGATGCTCGACGCGGCCGAAGCCGGCGATGAATGGTTCGTCGAACGCGTGCGTCACGGCGCGGTGCGCGATGGCCGGGTCTACATGCCGAAGATGGCCGACTACCTGAGCCAGGAAGCCTTGTGGGCGGTGCGCACTTATCTTGACAGCGTGCACGTCGAGGAGTGATCGCCATGCGCCTGTTCGCGTGGGTAGTGTGCGGCTTGTTGCTGTGCGGGCAGGCGGCGCAGGCACAGGTGCGCAGCTACGACCAGATGATCGTTGCCGGTGAGCTGAAAGTGGCCGTCTACAAGGACTTCGCCCCTTACAGTTTTGAAGACAACGGCCAACCCAGGGGCGTAGACGTGGAACTGGCTCAGGCGCTGGCCAAGGCATTGGGCGTGCGTCTGCAATTGATCTGGGCGCCGCCCGGCGAGAAGCTCGATGACGACCTGCGCGATTACATTTGGCGCGCCAGTCCGCTGCACCACCGACAACTCGCCGATCTGATGATGCGTGTTCCGTACGATCACGACTACGTGCAGAGACGCAACGACATCGGGGAACTGGAAAACGCCCAGGTGGTGATGTTCGGGCCCTACCAGCAAGAGTGCTGGCAGGTGGCGTATGACCGTCGCCGGTTGGATTCGGTGGGCAGCGTCGCGGTGTTCCAGCAGCACCCCATAGGCGTTGAAGTCGACAGCGTGCCGTCGTTCTACCTGACTTCAGTGTTCAACGGCATGCTCAGCGCCAAGACTCGCCATTACCCAGGCGTTGGCCAGGCTTTCAAGGCCATGCAGGCTGGGGAAGTCGACGCGGTCATGGCCATGCGCGCAGAAGTGGATTGGCAAGTGCACGAGGCCGCCGATCCGCAACTGGCCCTGGCGGAAAATGCCTACCCGAACATGGGCAAGCAACGTTGGGAAATCGGCATGGCGGTGCATGAAAGCAACCGACAGCTGGCCTATGCGGTGGAAGAAGCGCTGGAAGGCTTGATCCGCGACGGCAGTGTCAAGACGGTCTATGCCCATTACGGCCTGCGCTATGAAGTGCCGGAAATGTATCAATAGGAGCGCGGGATGAAATGGCCCATGTGGTGCCTGTTGTGGTGCGGCCTGCCGATGATCGCGCTGGCGGCGGTCGAGCCGGGCAAGGATCCGGTGCCCTCGGTGATGTGGGTCTTCTATCACAAGCAACTGCTGGGCGACGCGCCGTTCGTGTTCGACGACCGGGTCCGGTTGCTGGCGCCACCCTTCGCCGAGGATGCGCGCCAGGTGCCGCTGGAAATCGATGCCCGGGCGTTCACCGGCGACGTGGTCCGGATACTGGCCTGGGCCGAACTGAACCCGTTGCCGAAAATCGTCGACTTCCAACCGGGGGAGCGGGTGCTGCCCTGGCTGTCGATCCGCATCCGTATCGAACAAGCCACTCCGCTGCGCGCCGCTGTACAGACCCGCGATGGCCTGTGGCACGTTGGCTCGACCTTGATCGACGCGGCTGGCGGCGGCTGCACCGCGCCCAGTGTGGTGCGTACCCAGGCCGGTTGGGAGGAGCATCTGGGCGAAGTGCTCGGCGCCCGTTATCCCCGTGGTGACGCCAGTCGCCTGCGCCTGCAAGTGGCCCATCCGATGGATAACGGCCTGGTCAGTGGCATCCCTGAATTCTTCCTCAATCAAGCCCAATTACTGGATGTCGACGGCCACGTGCTGGCACGCCTGGAGCTATTCCCGGCGGTCAGTGAAAACCCCAACCTGGGTTTCGACATCCAAGGCCCCGGGCAGACCCGCCTGGTGATGCGCGATAACAGCGGCAACGCCTTCGAAGCGGCGATTCCCTGACTCAAAGGAGCGCGCCATGCGCTGGTTATTGCTGATTCTCATAAGTTGGAACGTGGCTGCATGGGCCGGGACGGATTATTCACTCAAGCCACGGCAAATCGCTGAGGGTACCTGGCTGCTGGAAGGCAGCACCGAAAACTTTGCCAAGGACAATGGCGGCAACATCGTCAACACCGCCTTCATCATCACCGACGCCGGTGTCGTGGTGATCGATACCGGGCCGTCGAAACGCTATGGCGAGGCTTTGCGCCAGGCCATCGCGGCGACCACCGACAAACCAGTGATCCAGGTCCTGCTGACCCATCATCACCCCGACCATGTGCTGGGCAACCAGGCCTTCAGCGACGTGCCCATCGGTGCGTTGGCGGGGACCACGGACCTGCTGCGCCAGCAGGGCGATGCCATGGCGGAGAACATGTACCGGCTGGTGGGCGACTGGATGCGCGGCACCGAGGTGGTATTGCCCACTCAGGTGGTAACGCCCGGTGTGCTCAAAGTGGGTAATCACGCCTTGCGCCTGCTGCAACTGGCCGGGCACACCGGGGCGGACCTGGCGATTCTCGATGACACCACCGGCGTGCTGTTCGCCGGTGACCTGGTGTTTTACGAGCGCGCCCTGACCACCCCCAACAGCCCGGGCCTGGACGTGTGGCTCAACGACCTCGATACCCTGCAAGCCTTGCCTTGGAAACAGATCGTGCCCGGTCACGGCCCACTGGCGACTGACGCCCAGCCCTTTGCCCAGATGCGCGATTACCTGGGCTGGCTCGACCAACTCATGCGCGACGGCGCGGCCCGGGGCGACGACATGGCCGAGATGATCCGCAGCCCCATCCCAGAGCGCTTCGCCGGGATCAGCTTGAGCCGTTATGAACTGATTCGCAGCGTCAGTCATCTCTATCCACGCTATGAGCGGGCGGGGATGAAGCGGGTGGATGCCCAACCGCAATAGTCTTGGCGGTATGAGATCCTGTAGTGAGGGGATATATCCCCGTTGGGGCGCGAAGCGACCCCGTCTTCAGTCATTTGGTACTGAGTTAACCGAACTGGGGCTGCTGCGGAGCCACCCCCCCTCGCCACAAAGGGAGGTGCTCGCCTAATTGAGATCACATTGCCGAACTGTGTCCAAAAGCGTGGTGTTCCAATTCGCCAACCTAACAGTTCTGTTAGTAGTCGCCTGATGAAGTTACCGAATACCCTTCAGTTGCACGTCAACACTTACGAGGGTGTCATCCTATGCCTACCCAACACGAACCGTTGCTCTGTCGATACCATTACGACCCGCTCGACCGTTTGATCGGCTGTACGTTGCTGAATGGGCCTGAATCTCAGCGTTTCTACTGCAAAAAACGCCTGGTCACAGAGATTCGAGGCACGATAAAAAAATCAATATTCCAATACAACGACCAGCTACTCGCGCAACAGTGTCATGGCGTTAAGTTTGACACTGCGCTGCTGATAACCGATTGCCAGCGGTCGGTGTTACACACGCTCAGTGAGAACAGCCAGCGACAACCCATCGCCTATTCACCTTACGGTCATCGCCCCATTGAACGCGGTGTAGCCAGTTTGCTGGGGTTCAACGGCGAACGAGCGGATCCGGTGACCGGGCATTATTTATTGGGTAATGGGCGTCGGGCGTTCAGCCCGGTGTTGATGCGATTTAACAGTCCAGACAGTTTTAGTCCGTTTGGGGAAGGTGGGCTAAATGGATATACATACTGCTTGGGTGACCCGATTAATAGATGCGATCCTACAGGGAACTCTCCACTGGCATGGGTAGGCCTGAAAACAAAGCACG
Encoded proteins:
- a CDS encoding sensor histidine kinase; its protein translation is MSALWRINLWVTAFFALVTLACAILLLHQAVADVKRELQSAESVVHYLRETAERDPASLQSRLTGSLRHVRVHWLAPGAALAADEGGIQAWLGRHLLDDGPAAQVVDLRDGRRAWIAVDPKDEIEEIIDSLVQLLGVCAMALLLSLLVIRWGVRRGMRWLDELLHALRQVSAGNLQVRLPAEGVPEAQQLAGHFNRMTTGLAQARADNARLTEALLAVQEEERRQLAQTLHDDLGQYVAGIRARACLLRLVADQPASLAQTVSQLEDHCEHLHQGFRALVHDLYPVVLQHLPMGDAIASLAEQWQKNQGIRCRLWVDEVLPQLSAPDKTHLYRLLQEALTNVARHADATEVRIRLRHRAGHLRLLIRDNGRGATQPARAGVGLHSMAERARSLGGELRIISRPNCGWALALNIPLEA
- a CDS encoding response regulator — translated: MNILLVDDHAVVRQGYASLLRALMPQLQVREAATGEEALNQVQEQVPHLVIMDFSLPGISGLETTRRLRQRLPQLRVLFFSMHDELPLVRQALDAGAAGYLTKNSAPQVLMEAVRRVLAGHAYIEPSLATQLACANSRDNTDPRLQCMTQRELEIFVMLAKGTPARTIAEQLCISAKTVSNHLTLLKSKLQVSSHAELVHLGIDMGVVRVAG
- a CDS encoding pentapeptide repeat-containing protein, translated to MKSLSLLLLFVGAFANADDTDTPLTLNGCVIAESSQCPGADLRGARLANQDLRKMNLSGADLRNADLRHARLDLANLERANLQGANLTRASLQQSNLRLADFSGATLKAIQGWGLFAQGTQFQRADLTAAYLQFARLSGAKLTEANLQAADLEMAWLSKADLKGADLRDANLQEAKLGESNLEDANLSGSRQHYGNYQDANMRGCTGCPTSWDK
- the exaA gene encoding quinoprotein ethanol dehydrogenase, producing MRIKTLPALSSLTVALLLAGSLSLSTHANAAVTWEDIANDHLTTKDVLQYGMGTNAQRWSPLAQVNDKNVFKLTPAWSYSFGDEKQRGQESQAIVSDGVVYVTGSYSRVFALDAKTGKRLWTYNHRLPDNIRPCCDVVNRGAAIYGDKIYFGTLDARLVALDKNTGKVVWNKKFGDHAGGYTMTGAPVLIKDKTSGKVLLIHGSSGDEFGVVGQLFARDPDTGEEVWMRPFVEGHMGRLNGKDSTPTGDVKAPSWPDDKTTETGKVEAWSHGGGAPWQSASFDAETNTIIVGAGNPGPWNTWARTAKDGNPHDYDSLYTSGQVGVDPSTGEVKWFYQHTPNDAWDFSGNNELVLFDYKDKDGKVTKATAHADRNGFFYVVDRNNGKLQNAFPFVDNITWASHIDLKTGRPVENPGQRPAKPLPGETKGKPVEVSPPFLGGKNWNPMAYSQDTGLFYVPGNQWKEEYWTEEVNYKKGSAYLGMGFRIKRMYDDHVGTLRAMNPTTGKVVWEHKEPLPLWAGVLATKGNLVFTGTGDGFFKAFDAKTGQELWKFQTGSGIVSPPITWEQDGEQFIGVTVGYGGAVPLWGGDMAELTKPVAQGGSFWVFKIPSWDKATAQK
- the pedF gene encoding cytochrome c-550 PedF is translated as MTTKRNAIIASALLIGLIGVGSAWAHGNVVPQAVETKGLTPIKDTGVTVDGDGWAAVNPYRTSPEHDRALEIGSSAYNQNCAACHGLEAKSGGIAPDLRMLDAAEAGDEWFVERVRHGAVRDGRVYMPKMADYLSQEALWAVRTYLDSVHVEE
- a CDS encoding substrate-binding periplasmic protein — protein: MRLFAWVVCGLLLCGQAAQAQVRSYDQMIVAGELKVAVYKDFAPYSFEDNGQPRGVDVELAQALAKALGVRLQLIWAPPGEKLDDDLRDYIWRASPLHHRQLADLMMRVPYDHDYVQRRNDIGELENAQVVMFGPYQQECWQVAYDRRRLDSVGSVAVFQQHPIGVEVDSVPSFYLTSVFNGMLSAKTRHYPGVGQAFKAMQAGEVDAVMAMRAEVDWQVHEAADPQLALAENAYPNMGKQRWEIGMAVHESNRQLAYAVEEALEGLIRDGSVKTVYAHYGLRYEVPEMYQ
- a CDS encoding quinoprotein dehydrogenase-associated SoxYZ-like carrier, which produces MKWPMWCLLWCGLPMIALAAVEPGKDPVPSVMWVFYHKQLLGDAPFVFDDRVRLLAPPFAEDARQVPLEIDARAFTGDVVRILAWAELNPLPKIVDFQPGERVLPWLSIRIRIEQATPLRAAVQTRDGLWHVGSTLIDAAGGGCTAPSVVRTQAGWEEHLGEVLGARYPRGDASRLRLQVAHPMDNGLVSGIPEFFLNQAQLLDVDGHVLARLELFPAVSENPNLGFDIQGPGQTRLVMRDNSGNAFEAAIP
- a CDS encoding quinoprotein relay system zinc metallohydrolase 1; translation: MRWLLLILISWNVAAWAGTDYSLKPRQIAEGTWLLEGSTENFAKDNGGNIVNTAFIITDAGVVVIDTGPSKRYGEALRQAIAATTDKPVIQVLLTHHHPDHVLGNQAFSDVPIGALAGTTDLLRQQGDAMAENMYRLVGDWMRGTEVVLPTQVVTPGVLKVGNHALRLLQLAGHTGADLAILDDTTGVLFAGDLVFYERALTTPNSPGLDVWLNDLDTLQALPWKQIVPGHGPLATDAQPFAQMRDYLGWLDQLMRDGAARGDDMAEMIRSPIPERFAGISLSRYELIRSVSHLYPRYERAGMKRVDAQPQ
- a CDS encoding RHS repeat-associated core domain-containing protein, with protein sequence MPTQHEPLLCRYHYDPLDRLIGCTLLNGPESQRFYCKKRLVTEIRGTIKKSIFQYNDQLLAQQCHGVKFDTALLITDCQRSVLHTLSENSQRQPIAYSPYGHRPIERGVASLLGFNGERADPVTGHYLLGNGRRAFSPVLMRFNSPDSFSPFGEGGLNGYTYCLGDPINRCDPTGNSPLAWVGLKTKHVGEGLWTKKGVTSFEGKRALKRIQALDEAIEAIKRDAQRQLFQADKKVLNAGGGPKKNTTPQTGIRLDNLAYKAARPEEHPFSSLAGKFKEPYLEPMQRQAGIEQTKHRGIFDYLEKKVADKNEYLAGALEDNSLKFDEEIVDAYKRRLRLYALKARSQSDLVAEQNRIRNKYLTYFP